One Mercurialis annua linkage group LG3, ddMerAnnu1.2, whole genome shotgun sequence DNA window includes the following coding sequences:
- the LOC126671690 gene encoding protein HASTY 1-like isoform X2: protein MECEEAHERMKEAFKSRALALKREFHSRESVEATDNEEFKGFLEPSDGKADSDAMAYMRREGRLHHSEHIFLAEAFLDMASTAEIEQQQEVFAWSLKLLRQQWTHLDWQNNYLSEPLGIVRLCSETPFMWSIFHTVKLFEKALKISGARKEYTTLHKCSTSSRLHPMASHLSWMLPPLLKLLRVIHSLWSPSVNQALPEKLKAAMSMSDVELHALLGKENPKLSKGFVTFADGSQTDTSKEGYTVLGLSISIGNPFFNCLDIDSVMVTVALVENIQSMQFRHIKQLIRLVLIYLVKSCPSEMWEVWLEKLLDPLFIHVQNVLCFSRSINLHEGKAKVPDVENMPSELDVKVDVMAEKLLRDVTHETCSLLSAMASLEVNIGLPFLEPSGLVNRMDTSSLKDLNDFAITSMVGFLLKHKGLSHPILQICLEVFSWADSEAVKNISVFCAAVVLLAILANDVEVRRFVSKDLFNAILEAMKLESNSIISANLVGLCRKIFFYLRDRDPSLRRALLSLTDSTRRCLILFEEDLTKTSSTEEQNQCMKRFLISVERYELLALNPPIMEDDSCDDIPNLSPSVMARVIENRARSKAHKKKMAEYRKQMGAMRKAYYSNPDNPLFESNKEPDEWFDSDGKHEITDEELKKYMEQLNASGGFEMGDFPNVYEFGMIQPMKLNERSVAELDKYIKMALEEFNQKENSNFECVEIEKASVLGGLRTEYYITFKAKDENRVSTFTFQALIFYDYVCEKRHYETSVGICRLKPDTAPGHGK, encoded by the exons ATGGAATGTGAGGAGGCTCATGAAAGAATGAAGGAGGCATTTAAAAGTCGAGCGCTGGCTCTAAAGCGGGAATTCCACA GTAGGGAATCAGTTGAGGCAACTGATAATGAAGAATTCAAAGGATTTTTGGAGCCTAGTGAT GGTAAAGCTGATAGTGATGCTATGGCATATATGCGAAGAGAAGGCCGTTTGCATCATAGTGAACACATTTTTCTAGCTGAAGCATTTCTTGATATGGCTTCAACTGCCGA GATTGAACAACAGCAAGAAGTTTTCGCCTGGTCGCTAAAACTTTTACGCCAGCAGTGGACGCATCTAGACtggcaaaataattatttatctgAACCCCTGGGTATAGTTCGTCTATGTTCTGAGACACCATTTATGTGGTCGATTTTTCACACGGTGAAGTTATTTGAGAAGGCACTTAAAATAAGTGGAGCCAGAAAAGAATATACAACTTTACATAAATGTTCAACGAGTAGTCGCTTGCATCCAATGGCTTCACATCTGTCCTGGATGCTCCCTCCTCTTTTAAAA TTGCTTCGCGTCATACATTCTCTTTGGTCTCCTTCCGTAAATCAAGCATTAcctgaaaaattaaaagctgCCATGTCTATGAGTGATGTTGAGCTACATGCTCTTCTTGGCAAAGAAAATCCCAAATTGTCAAagggttttgtaacatttgctgATGGATCTCAAACTGACACAAGCAAGGAAGG GTACACAGTCTTGGGCCTATCAATAAGCATTGGAAATCCTTTTTTTAATTGCTTGGATATCGATTCTGTTATGGTAACAGTAGCGCTGGTGGAGAATATACAGTCAATGCAGTTCAGGCATATAAAGCAGCTTATtcgtttagttttaatttactTAGTCAAATCTTGTCCTTCAGAGATGTGGGAAGTCTGGCTAGAAAAGCTGTTGGATCCCTTATTTATTCATGTGCAAAATGTTCTTTGTTTTTCTCGGTCTATTAATTTGCATGAAGGTAAAGCAAAGGTGCCTGATGTCGAAAACATGCCTTCTGAATTAGATGTGAAAGTGGATGTCATGGCGGAGAAATTGCTTCGAGATGTTACTCATGAAACATGCTCACTTCTTTCTGCTATGGCATCACTAGAAGTAAATATTGGACTTCCTTTTTTGGAACCATCAGGGCTTGTGAACCGTATGGATACATCTTCTCTAAAGGATCTGAATGATTTTGCGATAACCTCTATGGTTGG TTTCCTTTTAAAGCACAAAGGTCTCTCGCATCCAATACTACAAATTTGTTTAGAAGTTTTTAGTTGGGCGGATAGTGAAGCAGTGAAAAACATTTCTGTTTTTTGTGCTGCTGTTGTTCTTCTTGCTATTTTAGCAAATGACGTTGAAGTCCgaagatttgtttcgaaagatCTATTCAATGCCATTTTAGAAGCGATGAAGCTTGAATCAAATTCAATTATCAGTGCCAATCTTGTTGGTCTTTgtcgaaaaatatttttttatctccgTGATAGAGATCCATCACTAAGACGG GCTCTACTCTCTCTCACTGATTCAACCCGTagatgtttgattttgtttgaagAAGATTTGACAAAAACATCGAGTACTGAGGAACAAAATCAGTGTATGAAGAGGTTTCTCATATCAGTTGAAAGATACGAATTGTTGGCACTTAATCCTCCTATTATGGAGGACGACTCTTGTGATGATATACCAAATCTCAGCCCGTCAGTTATGGCAAGGGTGATTGAAAATAGGGCACGTTCTAAAGCTCATAAAAAGAAGATGGCAGAATACAGAAAACAAATGGGAGCTATGAGGAAAGCATATTATAGCAATCCTG ATAATCCACTTTTTGAGTCTAATAAAGAACCCGATGAGTGGTTCGATTCGGATGGTAAACATGAAATAACTGATGaggaattgaaaaaatatatggaACAACTTAATGCTAGTGGG GGTTTTGAGATGGGCGACTTTCCAAATGTTTATGAATTTGGTATGATTCAACCAATGAAGTTAAATGAGCGTTCCGTTGCagaacttgataaatatattaaaatggcACTTGAAGAATTCAATCAGAAAGAG AACTCAAATTTTGAATGTGTGGAGATTGAGAAGGCAAGTGTATTAGGGGGACTACGCACAGAGTATTATATCACTTTTAAAGCAAAAGATGAGAATAGAGTTTCAACCTTTACATTTCAagctttaatattttatgattatGTTTGTGAAAAAAGACACTATGAAACATCAGTGGGCATTTGCAGATTGAAGCCAGATACTGCTCCTGGGCATGGTAAATAG
- the LOC126671690 gene encoding protein HASTY 1-like isoform X1 has translation MECEEAHERMKEAFKSRALALKREFHSRESVEATDNEEFKGFLEPSDGKADSDAMAYMRREGRLHHSEHIFLAEAFLDMASTAEIEQQQEVFAWSLKLLRQQWTHLDWQNNYLSEPLGIVRLCSETPFMWSIFHTVKLFEKALKISGARKEYTTLHKCSTSSRLHPMASHLSWMLPPLLKLLRVIHSLWSPSVNQALPEKLKAAMSMSDVELHALLGKENPKLSKGFVTFADGSQTDTSKEGYAEISKLDMQNWLIDIRDSGYTVLGLSISIGNPFFNCLDIDSVMVTVALVENIQSMQFRHIKQLIRLVLIYLVKSCPSEMWEVWLEKLLDPLFIHVQNVLCFSRSINLHEGKAKVPDVENMPSELDVKVDVMAEKLLRDVTHETCSLLSAMASLEVNIGLPFLEPSGLVNRMDTSSLKDLNDFAITSMVGFLLKHKGLSHPILQICLEVFSWADSEAVKNISVFCAAVVLLAILANDVEVRRFVSKDLFNAILEAMKLESNSIISANLVGLCRKIFFYLRDRDPSLRRALLSLTDSTRRCLILFEEDLTKTSSTEEQNQCMKRFLISVERYELLALNPPIMEDDSCDDIPNLSPSVMARVIENRARSKAHKKKMAEYRKQMGAMRKAYYSNPDNPLFESNKEPDEWFDSDGKHEITDEELKKYMEQLNASGGFEMGDFPNVYEFGMIQPMKLNERSVAELDKYIKMALEEFNQKENSNFECVEIEKASVLGGLRTEYYITFKAKDENRVSTFTFQALIFYDYVCEKRHYETSVGICRLKPDTAPGHGK, from the exons ATGGAATGTGAGGAGGCTCATGAAAGAATGAAGGAGGCATTTAAAAGTCGAGCGCTGGCTCTAAAGCGGGAATTCCACA GTAGGGAATCAGTTGAGGCAACTGATAATGAAGAATTCAAAGGATTTTTGGAGCCTAGTGAT GGTAAAGCTGATAGTGATGCTATGGCATATATGCGAAGAGAAGGCCGTTTGCATCATAGTGAACACATTTTTCTAGCTGAAGCATTTCTTGATATGGCTTCAACTGCCGA GATTGAACAACAGCAAGAAGTTTTCGCCTGGTCGCTAAAACTTTTACGCCAGCAGTGGACGCATCTAGACtggcaaaataattatttatctgAACCCCTGGGTATAGTTCGTCTATGTTCTGAGACACCATTTATGTGGTCGATTTTTCACACGGTGAAGTTATTTGAGAAGGCACTTAAAATAAGTGGAGCCAGAAAAGAATATACAACTTTACATAAATGTTCAACGAGTAGTCGCTTGCATCCAATGGCTTCACATCTGTCCTGGATGCTCCCTCCTCTTTTAAAA TTGCTTCGCGTCATACATTCTCTTTGGTCTCCTTCCGTAAATCAAGCATTAcctgaaaaattaaaagctgCCATGTCTATGAGTGATGTTGAGCTACATGCTCTTCTTGGCAAAGAAAATCCCAAATTGTCAAagggttttgtaacatttgctgATGGATCTCAAACTGACACAAGCAAGGAAGGGTATGCAGAAATCAGTAAATTAGATATGCAAAATTGGTTAATTGATATTAGAGACAGTGG GTACACAGTCTTGGGCCTATCAATAAGCATTGGAAATCCTTTTTTTAATTGCTTGGATATCGATTCTGTTATGGTAACAGTAGCGCTGGTGGAGAATATACAGTCAATGCAGTTCAGGCATATAAAGCAGCTTATtcgtttagttttaatttactTAGTCAAATCTTGTCCTTCAGAGATGTGGGAAGTCTGGCTAGAAAAGCTGTTGGATCCCTTATTTATTCATGTGCAAAATGTTCTTTGTTTTTCTCGGTCTATTAATTTGCATGAAGGTAAAGCAAAGGTGCCTGATGTCGAAAACATGCCTTCTGAATTAGATGTGAAAGTGGATGTCATGGCGGAGAAATTGCTTCGAGATGTTACTCATGAAACATGCTCACTTCTTTCTGCTATGGCATCACTAGAAGTAAATATTGGACTTCCTTTTTTGGAACCATCAGGGCTTGTGAACCGTATGGATACATCTTCTCTAAAGGATCTGAATGATTTTGCGATAACCTCTATGGTTGG TTTCCTTTTAAAGCACAAAGGTCTCTCGCATCCAATACTACAAATTTGTTTAGAAGTTTTTAGTTGGGCGGATAGTGAAGCAGTGAAAAACATTTCTGTTTTTTGTGCTGCTGTTGTTCTTCTTGCTATTTTAGCAAATGACGTTGAAGTCCgaagatttgtttcgaaagatCTATTCAATGCCATTTTAGAAGCGATGAAGCTTGAATCAAATTCAATTATCAGTGCCAATCTTGTTGGTCTTTgtcgaaaaatatttttttatctccgTGATAGAGATCCATCACTAAGACGG GCTCTACTCTCTCTCACTGATTCAACCCGTagatgtttgattttgtttgaagAAGATTTGACAAAAACATCGAGTACTGAGGAACAAAATCAGTGTATGAAGAGGTTTCTCATATCAGTTGAAAGATACGAATTGTTGGCACTTAATCCTCCTATTATGGAGGACGACTCTTGTGATGATATACCAAATCTCAGCCCGTCAGTTATGGCAAGGGTGATTGAAAATAGGGCACGTTCTAAAGCTCATAAAAAGAAGATGGCAGAATACAGAAAACAAATGGGAGCTATGAGGAAAGCATATTATAGCAATCCTG ATAATCCACTTTTTGAGTCTAATAAAGAACCCGATGAGTGGTTCGATTCGGATGGTAAACATGAAATAACTGATGaggaattgaaaaaatatatggaACAACTTAATGCTAGTGGG GGTTTTGAGATGGGCGACTTTCCAAATGTTTATGAATTTGGTATGATTCAACCAATGAAGTTAAATGAGCGTTCCGTTGCagaacttgataaatatattaaaatggcACTTGAAGAATTCAATCAGAAAGAG AACTCAAATTTTGAATGTGTGGAGATTGAGAAGGCAAGTGTATTAGGGGGACTACGCACAGAGTATTATATCACTTTTAAAGCAAAAGATGAGAATAGAGTTTCAACCTTTACATTTCAagctttaatattttatgattatGTTTGTGAAAAAAGACACTATGAAACATCAGTGGGCATTTGCAGATTGAAGCCAGATACTGCTCCTGGGCATGGTAAATAG